CCGGTTTACCGTGTATGCTTATTCCTTCTAGACACCCCATTCCACCTTgtatgtcaaggggtccgtgtttttcaaacttttggttttgaattctttattttattAGCTTACCTGAACTTTTCTGATTATTTGTTCGTTGTCTGTCGGCGTCATCATTGTAAACTTGTCACAATTTCATCTTTGTCAccagaaccattaggccaaattcaaccaaacctggcgcaaagcatccttgggtgaaaggctttcaagtttattcaaatgaagaacCATATAGACTACAAGGGGGAGATAAGCccaaaaattcataaaaagggtggggtcatttaaatatcttcCTCACAGGGAACCACTGGGTCAAAGGAAGTGAACTTTATAATGAAATCTTCTTGatagtgcagattgaaatttgtcaaaatcatagtccctggggttaggttggggtcacaataagggatccAAGTTTAACATGAGAGTAAATCGggaaacttttaaaatcatcttcGCAATAGCCACAGCGCCAGAAGAgccgagatttacatgaaagcgtcTTGACAGGGGAACAAAGCTtgccatacaaatatatagggagaaaatcaatacaaaatctTCCCAAAAACTACTACACTGGGAAAGtactttacatgaaagcttcctgacatagtattAATTTAAAttggttaaaatcatggcccccatgGGTAGGGTGGGGGCTCAATAAATgaacaaagtttttcatacaaatatataggggaaaatcattaaaaatcttaatcattaaaaatctacATCTGAAGAATCACTGAGGCAGtgaagtttacatttacgtgaaagcttcctgacatagtgcatatttatatttgttcaaacaggggtaggatggagccacaataggggatcaaaatattacatactAATACAGCATATAGATAAAATCCTTAAAAAATTTCGTCTCCAGAACCATTTGaataaagaagtttacattaacatgaaagcttcctgacaaagtgcagattcatgtttgtaaaaatcgtgttccctggggtaggttggggccacaatagggactaaagttttacatacaaatatatatgaaaaatctttagcTATGGTCTACTTAAGGTGACTCGTGTAGCTCTTGtaggaataattaaaaaaaatgtcttgtcatattgtatatcatttatgaataatttatgattaaatgCATTACAACAACGATATTAAAATGATTTgttgagaaaaaaaaaggaatagTGTCCTTGAAGCTATGTACTGCTCGGAAAGGCCATTGCTTGATGCCAAAAAGGGAACCAACGCGAAAGAccaaatatatgaataaatatggGCTTTTAAACAAGTAccgtttattttatttatttgttatttatatGAAATGTTGGATATATGTGTTACTGTAAGACAGGTATTTTCAGTGGATCtatatttttgccatttgatTTGATCCGTAAATGGTATCAAATTATATTTTGCGTTTCCAGTTTCTGCGGCCCCATTATACCtatataaaactaaatatgttgcaattgtaaattttgaggATTTTTCTTCCCACAAAAATTGGACAACTGCAGAAAATATACCCgttatacagtatatatgtgGTTTATGTGGTATTCATGTGTTATAAATGTGTGCTTAATAGATGTTCATGTGGAATACATGTTGCATCAATGTGTCATTTATTGCATGTTGGGTTAAACTATTATCTATATGGACTGTATAGGGTGTATATATCTATTATCAATTGTGGAATACATGATGGATGCACTTAAAATTAAGCAGAGAATCACTATTGTTTTatggttttatttcatgaattatATCCTTCAAGAGTTGTGTCATTGGAATCTGAAAATGtatatacggatgtatatttaattgctgtgataaaattttgaaattcatttcaaaattaaggattatctcccacatgcatagctcttatccttagacgaatttgactccacttttggGGCAGTCTGATTTTCCTTAGAATatctcttacaagtttattgttatttcggattttaaaaaGGTTGGTTGACCataactgaagagacattatttgtcgaaatgcgtatctggtgcatcaaaattggtaccgtataagttttacatctatgacccctgggtcgaggcctctgctggtggactgctagtccccgagggtatctacagcccagtaacaaagtacatgtacttcgttactagcttgataaaaagttttacatcattctttcgtcatttggtattgtaataaatgacaaattttcaatctcaatcattctttgttcagattttttatgacaGCAAAAAACAAGCTACGGTGAGCAgagtttgggtaatagaagctgataaacataaaatcaatattatggAACATAATAGCATTTATGTTTAAAGCGTATATATGTGTCATTTGCCCTATTGGGGACCTCGTATAACTTTACCCCGTTGGGGGCCTCAAGTTTGTTAGCCAATCAATGGCTTGGATAGGCACGCGATAGCTTGTGTTATGCACACGTTagccttttcatatacatgggattcagtgaatacaaattgtaaagcggatccaagtttttcattttgttcaaccCTCCACCACCCCAACTTTCCGTCCTCAATATGGAGGTTTACTCCGGTGCTATGCAATTTTTTTATATAGGCTTTTAATCATTTGGGTTGGCCTtatttgttcgccatctttttgctctgggtttgttttgatgaatttttatttgtcatcttatagcgtagcattatttaagttattttgtcttctttgggggaaatcagactttgagtaatttagctttgcaggtactttcatgtagaatgtattatctgatttcccccaaaatcttatgctgaagatttctttcgtcatttggtattgtaataaatgacaaattttcaatctcaatcattctttgttcagattttttatgacagcaaaaacgagctacggtgagcagagtttgggtaatagaagctgataaacataaataacctgtaatgaaatatacaatgtatagagAAGATACGATTAAGACATATTAAAAACGAATGCAAATATCGTGCAATATAACCCAGAAGTTGAACTCCATGATGAATAACTTTTACTAATGTACACAATTTTTTGGGCAAAATCCTTTTTTGATGCAATTTAAATTAATGGAAATGTTGGTGTTTTGATAATGATGAGACTTCTTTTTTTCCCCTAAGTCCAAGAGGTTGGAAATGTATgaaggtcaacaggggatgcttactcctcctaggcacctggtcccacctctggtgtgtccaggggtccgtgtttgcccaactatctattttgtattgcttgtaagagttatgaaattgatcactgtaggttatcttcaccttgcattaaatcGCCGCTTACAAATGTAAGTTGATATCATATAAGATAGAAGTTATATAGGTATAATGCATCCTAAAATACTTAATCATGACATTAATATCATTATAACAAGAGAAACAAAGTTAAATATTGTATTGTCACAATTAGATACAAGGACAGCATCATTATTGCACTAGTTGTtgtttgtgatttcaaaatatgacaaTTTTCTACGGCATTATGTAATTTATCAAGTGTAGCCAAATCCAATTTGCAACTCGTAACCAGACGACAGAGACAAATCAGTCTGAGGGCTAAATATCTTGTATTAAACCAATGTCATAGAACTCCTGAAATAGAATTAatttttagaaatacatgtCAATTATGACAATGAATATCACAATTACCTAAGATTTGTCATATTCAAATAACGcaggaatatatatttataaataatacaacGTTGCCCAAGGGAAAGTTATTTGCATTATAGACTGACAATTATGTGCAGCAATTTCAGTCATTCGGATTGCCAATATTTTGCCGAATGCCGGTGTTATTTAAAAACACCGTAGCATTGGCAAAAATCAAAACTGACAAGCATTCCTAAATAAATGTTGAAGACAGATAACTTGGAAGTACGTTAAAATATCTAGAAATATTACACACATATATCGTTCAGTATACGCAGTATTCTTATGTTCATAAAAATAAGTGCCGAGTTCACCATGGGTCGAGTTTTCCATGGGCTGAGTTTTCCAGGGGTCGCATTTTCCAGGGACCGAGTTGACCACAACTCTTCATATCTTGGTTGTTTAGCTTTGGATAATATGCTTCTTCTTTCAGATCGGTATCACTACGTTATATAATACTGTTTGTTAGTagcaataataataatgtcaaGGATAATTGGATATATTCAAGAAATAATTGGTTCACcctttataaatcatatatgATGTTATTAAATCGGTCGACTAAAATATGTACCATAATATACAAAAACACCTACGTttgtttattgaaaaaaatcctCCAAAGTATTGAAACTTGTAAATTCAAAGTTTATTCAATCGTTGATTTTAATtcatagattgattgtatattgcttaacgtctcgcgcGAACATTTTTCACTCTCATGGAGACGTGATAATTCATAGGAACATGTCATCAACTAAATCCtagatttgaaaacaaaatcttcAAAATTAGACGGATTATACTCAACTTTCATAGGATAATATAATGTTCATTATAActgttatttaaaaataaaaccaaaccATTATATAGAAAAGGAATCACTATATATGTCTGTTCCCGGTATTGCAGAGTATGTGGCGTGTAAATGTTGAGGTAGCAAGATTAGCAAAGTGAATGGAAGGTagtatttcaaaaacaaatatcaataaaaagttggtttttttttaaatccaagcATACGGTGTAGTGCCGGTGTTGAAAACATCGTGTTTGCAGaacattgtttatatatgtaacgACATCAACCTATGTTCACATCGCGTGGGACTTGACAGAATTGAAGTTCTTCTGTCTCAACTCTTCCACAATAGTTTCACCGGAAACATCATAGTTTATCTGAAACATTATTCAACAAATCCATTACTTAGTGTGTATACGTATGGGGAAAATGCGAGAAATAATGAGCGAAATAAAATTATAACCATGGGGGAGAACAACACCTATCTCACACATTTTCATCAgaattaaattgaaaattttagcaGCATTTAGAAATGAAGAATAAGATTTACCAATAAGATAACTAGAAGAAGAAACAGGATAAtaaaaagcgaagataacgaacaatgatcaatctcataaattccataaaggatacaaaattaagagaagggcaaacacgaaccccatgacccatcagaggtgggatcaggtgcctagaaggaataCTCAACCGTCGACTGGCCACACCCACATTGAGCCCTTCATATTAACTAACTGTCAGTTTTAAGTATGCATGACCTTTTGGTCACAATAAGTATTGGCATGGTTAATCTGCAGTTAGTTTGAATGATGATACGTGATTGATAAATACTGATATACAGGtacttgagagagagagagagagagagagagagagagagagagagagagagagagagagagagagatactgAGATACATGGGGAGTTTTGTTTCACCTTTCAACGGGGGagaggaacctgatcccacctctggagtgtctaggggttcgtgtttgccgaactatctaatttgtattgcttataggagttatgagattgatcattgttcgttatcttcaccttaccgTCCATTAACAACTCCGCTGTTGTATATGACCTCTTTAGACATAGCTGACCATAGGAAACAATTAGGATTAATAAGTTACAGTACATGCTGACAGAGATAATTAAAATCACACTGtgtaatatatttactttttagtACTCACCTGTACATACATTGATTTCAAGCCCTGATTgttaaactacatgtagtttctTATTACATTGACATTACATTTACTTATTGTCAATCATTTAGAAAAGTATAGCTTATGTGAAAATATGTTGATGCATTCCACATTGTTTTGGAATAAACATCAAGTGTTACTCCTGTGTTCCCTCTTTTCAAAGTAAATACACTTGTTAGTTACATGTTTCCTGATTGGATGAATCAGGATAAATTTTTTGGTTTTCACTGGCTAAAGTAAGCAAATAGAATTCAGAGTATATATATAAGGCTATGTTTGGTCAGTCTCTCACACACTAGTGTACCAGGGTCCCTACTGGGTATAGTCTACACTATAGATCCACACCCTCATCGTCTCACACACACGCTTAAACACTAACCCCATGGTTATTATTCTCAGCGATTAAATCTCAaggttttaaagttttcattatTTACTACTATCAGATAATCCTGACTTTTGATAACCTACAAGTTAATCTCAAGGTTATCATTGAAGTGTTGATAGCTAGTAGTACACTCTGTaatgcagttttttttttaactctatTAGCCTCTTCTTACCAAATCCTAACTCAAGGTGATGTCGATACTAGGGGATTTTATATTTAGTATTGAATATTTGTAGAGTgaacaaaaaatgattttgacaaacaaaGTTAATCAAAACTTTGAAGATATTCTTCAAAAGGTGAACTGAATTAGTTTCACTGAATATGGAAATGGATTCTTTGACTGACTTTGGCCtccgtggtcgagtggttagagcatcgggCTCAACATCACACGGCCTATCACCTCTGTTGGCGCGcgtttgaatcccgctcgcgccggtaattaagtgagaaagtttcccaatatactttcggaaggtcggttgtctcttcccaggtacattgtatctgggttctctcttccaccaataaaaactgggcgtcaccagataactgaaaaaatgttaAGTGTAGCGGAatacatcaatcaatcaatcaatcaaatttacaGATTGGTTTCCAAAGCGAATAAAGATAGGTACATACAATTttgtatatctatatgaattttgttGCACGATATGCCGTGAAAACAATGAGCAATATCCGACAGATATATACTGATAATAGAAAATTTgatgatttctgaaatttttacttGATTAAGCATATAAATGACACATAGTCAAAATATTGCAAAGGTGTAAGTGTTTGTGTCGGAAGAAGGTTGCATATATCGATCTATCTTCACGCGGGGACGGCTGTGGTTTCCTCACAGAAAAATTCCACATACAGATACTTGTAAGTTCCAACGCACGGATCTCCAAACACACTGTTCTTCGCTTCTAAGAAACATTCAGTGTGGCTGTCGCATCTTGACATGACCTTCACCTGCGAATTCGACGAGTGGCAGTTGAAATCCCTCATCCATCGAGAACGAGCTGGGCAAATATATCTCTCGGTTCTTCCATAGTTTGCACTTAGAATTCGAATTGTGTGGGAAGGCGGGCAACGTAGGTAGgcattgtgattttcacaaatAATCACAATGGATCCGCCTAAATAGCAATACAAATAATCACATTGGATCCACCTAAATAACAATACAAATAATCACAATGGATCCGCCTAAATAGCAATATAAATAATCACATTGGATCCGCCTAAATAGCAATACAAATAATCACAATGGATCCGCCTAAATAGCAATGTAAACACTATTGACCATTGCAAGAGAGAATTGGAAACAAGGAAACTGGTAAATCAAcacaataattaatttgatatgATGCATATCAATTAAGATTCGAAAGCGAGTTCTAGAAAAccaattcaaatacatgtaagtcaAACATTCCTGATTTCGATTACATATCCGTGAGTCATACTGCATTCGAGAGGTAAACTCAAATACTCTTTTAAAGGTACCAATATATCGCCGAATCTGCAAATCttatatattcttatatatGTATTCATCATCATTCATCATTTGGCAAAACGGATTGTTCTGATTTtcctagatacatgtacatgtacatgtacagtactcGTATATAAGTGTTGATCATGTGTAATATCTTAAATGTCCCTACGTAGTGTTTCgttcaatttaattttcatctCTGAGGCGCCTCTTGTTATCTTTTAACGAGAATTAATAAACAGTGTGCTTCAGCGTAATAAAGAATCTGctatgtataaaatctaaaaataGATGTCAGTGTTGCCTCTGCAGAATGAACTGTGGGATATACGCAGCGAAGCTTCTCGTTGAACATGAGATAACACGTTTAATAAATATTCCTACATATTCTTTATAGACATCTAAATGTTTAATGTGACTCATTCTAAACTTAGTATTACAGAgaataattcaaaatgtaaaattatgcAGAAAtgtaaaaaaggaaatattccaTGGATTGCGATATTGATAGCATTTTCTGTTAGTATTGAATAGAACAAGATGGTAAAAGGCTTCATTCGAGACCATGACAGAGATAGTTTCTTACCTGCACCTAAACTGATGATCGAAAGGAGTAATATTATCCCCATCCAATAAGTTTCTACTCTCATCTTCCCAAATGCGTGGTCAATGCAGTGTTGGCGTTCTACGCATAACTTTCAGTTATATCATAGTTGTAAACATGTCACGTGATATGCcgaaactctctctctctctctctctctctctctttaattGAAGGACAGGGGGATACTGGAGGAGACCTGCCCTGTGACTGTGAGTTAGATCTGCAATTTAATTGTACAGTCGAGTGAATGGTATTTTTTGGATGTTTCAAGTAGATTAGACAGAAACTGGTTGTACTTACTTACACAATCCCAGAACAAGTATTCGTTCCTTAATTCTAGCCTTTCAGCTTTGACCCACGACAACGAACTTTGGCGTGGTTTTGTTGCAGCCCTATGCTCCACCGGGAGTAAACAGGAATAAGGCAGTCTTTGATCtacaattttaaaaactaaacgtgtgtaatgctgtctgactatctaccaatacaatgctgggtgtaatgctgtctgactatctaccaatacaatgctggatgTAATGCTCTCTCAATATCTCCCAAtgcaatgctgggtgtaatgctgtctgacatgtatgactatctaccaatataATGCTGTGTGTAATGTTGTCAGATTATCTACCAATACAACGATGGGTGTAATATTATCTGacatgtctgactatctaccaatacaatgctgggtgtaatgctgtctgattaTCTACCAATATAATGTTGTGTGTAATGTTGTCAGATTATCTActaatacaatgctgggtgtaatgctgtctgactgtCTACCAATACAATGAAGTGTGTAATGCTGTcagactatctaccaatacaatgctgggtgtaatgctgtctgactatctaccaatacaatgctgggtgtaatgatgtctgactatctaccaatacaatgacGTGATTGATATCAATAACACCGTGAAGCTGACCAAGAGATGTGTCACGGTGTGTACGACCGGTTTACCGTGTATGCTTATTCCTTCTAGACACCCCATTCGACCTTGTATGTCAAGGAGTCCCTGTTTTTCAAACTTttggttttgtattctttattttattAGCTTACCTGAACTTTTCTGATTATTTGTTCGTTGTCTGTCGGCGTCGTCATTGTAAACTTGTCACAATTTCATCTTTGTCAccagaaccattaggccaaattcaaccaaaccTGGCGCAAAGCATCcttcggtgaagggctttcaagtttattcaaatgaagaacCATATACACTACAAGGGGGAGATAAGCccaaaaatgcataaaaagggtgggatcatttaaataTCTTCCTCACAGGGAACCACTGGGTCAAAGGAAGCGAACTTTATAATGAAATCTTCTTGatagtgcagattgaaatttgtcaaaatcatagtccctggggttaggttggggtcacaataagggatccAAGTTTAACATGAGAGTAAATCGggaaacttttaaaatcatcttcGCAATAGCCACAGCGCCAGAAGAgccgagatttacatgaaagcgtcTTGACAGGGGAACAAAGCTtgccatacaaatatatagggagaaaatcaatacaaaatctTCCCAAAAACTACTACACTGGGAAAGtactttacatgaaagcttcctgacatagtattAATTTAAAttggttaaaatcatggcccccatgGGTAGGGTGGGGGCTCAATAAATGAACAAAGTTTTCatccaaatatataggggaaaatcattaaaaatcttaatcattaaaaatctgcATCTGAAGAATCACTGAGGCAGtgaagtttacatttacgtgaaagcttcctgacatagtgcatatttatatttgttcaaacaggggtaggatggagccacaataggggatcaaaatattacatactAATACAGCATATAGATAAAATCCTTAAAAAATTTCGTCTCCAGAACCATTTGaataaagaagtttacattaacatgaaagcttcctgacaaagtgcagattcatgtttgtaaaaatcgtgttccctggggtaggttggggccacaatagggactaaagttttacatacaaatatatatgaaaaatctttagcTATGGTCTACTTAAGGTGACTCGTGTAGCTCTTGtaggaataattaaaaaaaatgtcttgtcatattgtatatcatttatgaataatttatgattaaatgCATTACAACAACGATATTAAAATGATTTgttgagaaaaaaaatgaatagtgTCCTTGAAGCTATGTACTGCTCGGAAAGGCCATTGCTTGATGCCAAAAAGGGAACCAACGCGAAAGAccaaatatatgaataaatatggGCTTTTAAACAAGTAccgtttattttatttatttgttatttatatGAAATGTTGGATATATGTGTTACTGTAAGACAGGTATTTTCAGTGGATCtatatttttgccatttgatTTGATCCGTAAATGGTATCAAATTATATTTTGCGTTTCCAGTTTCTGCGGCCCCATTATACCtatataaaactaaatatgttgcaattgtaaattttgaggATTTTTCTTCCCACAAAAATTGGACAACTGCAGAAAATATACCCgttatacagtatatatgtgGTTTATGTGGTATTCATGTGTTATAAATGTGTGCTTAATAGATGTTCATGTGGAATACATGTTGCATCAATGTGTCATTTATTGCATGTTGGGTTAAACTATTATCTATATGGACTGTATAGGGTGTATATATCTATTATCAATTGTGGAATACATGATGGATGTACTTAAAATTAAGCAGAGAATCACTATTGTTTTatggttttatttcatgaattatATCCTTCAAGAGTTGTGTCATTGGAATCTGAAAATGTATATTCcgatgtatattgaattgctgtgatgaaattttgaaattcatttcaaaattaaggattatctcccacatgcatagctcttatccttagacgaatttgactccacttttggGGCAGTCTGATTTTCCTTAGAATatctcttacaagtttattgttatttcggattttaaaaagtttggtTGACCATAACTGAAGAGatattttttgtcgaaatgcgtatctggtgcatcaaaattggtaacgtataagttttacatctatgACCCCTGGGTAGAGGCCTCTGCTGGGGGtagaggcctctgctggtggactgctagtccccgagggtatctacagcccagtaacaaagtacatgtacttcgttactagcttgataaaaagttttacatcaataagctgtattgaaatatacaatgtatagagAAGATACGATCAAGACATATTAAAAACGAATGCAAGTATCGTGCAATATAACCCAGAAGTTGAACTCCATGATGAATAACTTTTACTAATGTACACAATTTTTTGGGTAAAATCCTTTTTTGATGCAatttaaattaatgaaaatgttggtGTTTT
Above is a genomic segment from Ostrea edulis chromosome 3, xbOstEdul1.1, whole genome shotgun sequence containing:
- the LOC125673572 gene encoding D-galactoside-specific lectin-like isoform X2, yielding MRVETYWMGIILLLSIISLGAGGSIVIICENHNAYLRCPPSHTIRILSANYGRTERYICPARSRWMRDFNCHSSNSQVKVMSRCDSHTECFLEAKNSVFGDPCVGTYKYLYVEFFCEETTAVPA
- the LOC125673572 gene encoding D-galactoside-specific lectin-like isoform X1; amino-acid sequence: MRVETYWIGIILLLSIISLGADQRLPYSCLLPVEHRAATKPRQSSLSWVKAERLELRNEYLFWDCVSGSIVIICENHNAYLRCPPSHTIRILSANYGRTERYICPARSRWMRDFNCHSSNSQVKVMSRCDSHTECFLEAKNSVFGDPCVGTYKYLYVEFFCEETTAVPA